Sequence from the Platichthys flesus chromosome 2, fPlaFle2.1, whole genome shotgun sequence genome:
CACAGGTTTGTGAAGATTTCCTTATTAGGCCTTTGCATTTACTTCCATTCATTATGGACagcctaaccaaaaccttatccctAACATGAGAATGAGTGTGAAAAGTTAAATAGTTATCAACAATCTTAAAGACAagtgcttccccccccccccacacacacacacacccacacacccacaccccaGGTTGGTGAGAGAAAGATAAGTGTGCACCTGTGAGGTTACCTGTGATGGGATCATCCATTATTCACTCTGTGGTGAGCACACAACCCAAGCATCTATACATTATTcagcagagcccccccccccccccccccacccgctgCAGGAAGACACACTTGTGTGTTCAAATAAAATAgcgaaaaaagaaaacacccaTTTTCACAGATTGGTTTACCAAGTGAGTTGGTTGAGTGGGATTACATGAGCGAtgggttgttgttgtggagGCAGCAATATACCAGTCAACAGAAATGAATGAGCAACTATCTTGATTAaagagacatggacagagatatatatatatatagagagagagagctgtgtttGCTATGGAGCATCATGTAGTTAGTGCTAATAACTTAATCATGGGATCTGTAGTTAAATTTCAGAAGTTGAAACTTTATGGCTTCCAAAGGCAGGAGAGCGCTCTTTGATCTTGTGAAAATTTCACATCATCTCCAGTAACTTCAGTGAACAGGAACTAAATCCTTCTCTTGTAATAAAAGCTTTTAGCTGCATTTTCTcttgtgtaaatatgtaaatttaaTGTCTAAATGTCCAGTGTTTATGTTCGCTCCTTGTCACACAGCAATAAATCAGGTCTCCCGTGTTTATTAAATGCTCTGGATGAAAAGTATTATCTTTATGGAAATAATGCATTGCTTTTAAACtgcattattatattttattacattttatagacCAAactatttatcaaaaataaaccGTTATTGTCAGATTATTGATAATAAAAGTAACCGTTGCCTGGAGCCATATAACTGCGTATCCAGATTTCACATATTAACaacacatctttttttaatcaaaaacaagTTATCATTCATATCAAAATGTTtaatgataaaaacacagaaaatatttcACATACATTATACAAGACACACCATGACAAatggttaaaaatgtaaaaaaattgaGAATTTGGAttctataaaaacaataaaaaatttacagaaaacatgtttttcagttGCAGTagcataatttttttaaatactgtaaaATACTTATGATAAATGTTTAACAATACCAATTAACTATTACACCAGTGTTCTTATTGTGACAAAATACACATGAAGGTATCCCTGCATCGCTTCATGATGGCCATGTGTTGCAACATACGAGGATCCACTCCCTCTACAAGTCGTCAATGCACGGCAGCCAAAAGTTCTGTGAAAGAACAAGAggagaaaatataaatgatgACTCTGCTCATCGCTGTTTGTTCAGCAGTGGCTGATTTAGTGCATTCGATCATCTCACCATGCTCGTGCAGGCGCTGGCAAACGTCATGTATCTGGGGTTAAACTGCAGCGTGTTGATGGGTCCTGTATGTTTCCCATCCAGCACGGCCACCTTCATCCCGCTCTCAGTGCTCCAAACATGGACTCTCCCATCCTCTGAGCCTGCACAGCAAGACAGCGTTAAACAAGATCAGGGAAGAGATCTCACAGGAGGGTTGACCAAATATAAAGCGTCGGAATGTTAGCTCACCGATCATAACAAACTGTGAGTCTGGAGTGAAGCAAGCCTCCAGGGAGATGCCCCTACTGTTGTTGTAGCCCTTCAaatgagcagagacagagaaacccTCAACCACATACCAGTAACCGTAAACAGGTGCGATTCAATAGATTTGTGGCTGAGTGAttaaatgactgtgtgtgtctcttacaGAAAAGTTGTGCAGCACAGATCCATTGAATGCATTGACAACACGAATCATCCCTCCGTTTGTCGAGATGAGAATCTGTTTCCCATCGTTACTGAACTTGAGTCCCGTCCAGTCACAGACGCGATTAAACCTCGACTCAAAGGAGGCGAATGGACCCTTTCAACAGGGAGATATAAGGTGTTATAGACATGACATAATACAGTAGCAGTACAAAGGGCTCCCGAACTCAAAGACACAAAACGTGAACACGATGAATTTGCAGTTTACCTTGTCGAAAGCACGAAGGTCGTAAAGTTTAATTGCCTGTGATTCCACCCCTGCGGCAAATATCAGCCCATCAGGGTCGAAGGAACAAACAGGTTTCCCCAGTGGATTGGTCAAA
This genomic interval carries:
- the LOC133966917 gene encoding WD repeat-containing protein 82-like, which translates into the protein MKITDGVLRSFRVARTYRENSQKVNCVDFSPNGQHAISSSDDDCIVLYDIQEGKPKRTLFSKKYGVDLIRYTHGDTQTVVYSSNKLDDTIRYLSLSDNKYIRYFPGHTARVIALSMSPVDDTFISGSLDKTIRIWDLRSQNCQGLTNPLGKPVCSFDPDGLIFAAGVESQAIKLYDLRAFDKGPFASFESRFNRVCDWTGLKFSNDGKQILISTNGGMIRVVNAFNGSVLHNFSGYNNSRGISLEACFTPDSQFVMIGSEDGRVHVWSTESGMKVAVLDGKHTGPINTLQFNPRYMTFASACTSMNFWLPCIDDL